The proteins below are encoded in one region of Candidatus Binatia bacterium:
- a CDS encoding efflux RND transporter periplasmic adaptor subunit, translated as MKRTLKIVLPVAVFAAGLGAVALLFATAPDVTERVPEAVAPAVEVAPVNVTRHRMRVRTQGTVSARTESDLVPQVSGKAVWVSPRLVSGGFFEEGEVLIEIEPADYEVARERARAALARAESEHVRADKELERLRGLIKTGVASQAQLDDVERAERVTAATLREARAALEQAERDLDRTRLRAPFTGRVRRETVDVGQFVSRGAPVAHLYAIDRAEVRLPIADAELAFIDVPLLSRSGLPPAENPEVVLRAEFAGREQEWRGHVVRTEGEIDTRSRLVNLVAAVDDPYGDNDGAPPLAVGLFVEAEILGRTVDEVVVVPRAAMRDRDHVLVVDADDRLRMRRADVIRRERRDVVLAAKTFARGDRIVTSAIETAVDGMRVRPAMRNNAAVATAAAGAH; from the coding sequence GTGAAGCGAACCCTCAAGATCGTGCTACCGGTTGCCGTGTTCGCGGCCGGCCTGGGTGCCGTGGCGCTGTTGTTCGCAACCGCGCCGGATGTAACGGAACGGGTCCCGGAGGCGGTCGCGCCGGCGGTCGAAGTGGCCCCGGTTAACGTCACCCGTCACCGGATGCGGGTGCGTACCCAGGGTACCGTCTCGGCCCGGACCGAGAGCGATCTGGTGCCGCAGGTCTCGGGCAAGGCGGTCTGGGTATCGCCGCGACTGGTTTCGGGCGGGTTCTTCGAGGAGGGGGAGGTCCTGATCGAGATCGAACCCGCCGACTACGAAGTGGCGCGCGAGCGGGCGCGGGCGGCGCTGGCCCGCGCCGAAAGCGAGCACGTCCGCGCCGACAAGGAACTCGAGCGGCTGCGCGGCCTGATCAAGACGGGCGTCGCCAGCCAGGCTCAACTCGACGACGTCGAGCGTGCCGAACGCGTAACCGCGGCGACGTTGCGGGAGGCTCGGGCCGCACTCGAACAGGCCGAGCGCGATCTCGATCGGACCAGGCTGCGCGCGCCGTTTACGGGACGAGTGCGCCGCGAGACCGTCGACGTCGGCCAGTTCGTTAGCCGCGGCGCTCCTGTGGCTCACCTGTACGCCATCGACCGCGCCGAAGTCCGCCTGCCGATCGCCGATGCGGAACTGGCTTTTATCGATGTGCCGCTCCTGAGCCGTAGCGGTCTGCCGCCGGCCGAAAACCCGGAAGTCGTCCTGCGCGCCGAGTTTGCCGGTCGCGAACAGGAGTGGCGCGGACATGTCGTGCGCACCGAGGGCGAGATCGACACGCGCAGTCGCCTGGTGAACCTGGTTGCCGCGGTCGACGATCCTTACGGCGACAACGACGGGGCGCCGCCCCTGGCGGTCGGTCTGTTCGTCGAGGCCGAGATCCTGGGCCGGACCGTCGACGAGGTCGTCGTGGTGCCCCGGGCGGCGATGCGCGATCGAGATCACGTCCTGGTGGTGGATGCGGACGACCGACTGCGAATGCGCCGCGCCGATGTGATCCGCCGGGAGCGCCGCGACGTTGTGCTGGCCGCGAAGACCTTCGCACGCGGAGATCGCATCGTCACCTCGGCGATCGAGACCGCCGTCGACGGCATGCGCGTCCGCCCGGCCATGCGGAACAACGCGGCGGTGGCGACGGCCGCCGCCGGGGCGCACTGA